The following nucleotide sequence is from Ignavibacteria bacterium.
TCAACCGCACGAAATGTTGCAAACTGCTTATGCTGATAAGGACCAGAAAGTTCGCCGTACCAACTGTCATTAGTCACTACTACTAGGAATTGTGCTCCACTTTTTACAAAATCAGAATTGAATGCCGGGAAGATCGACTCATAGCAAACTCCTGCCGAAAATTTGATCGAATCACCATTTAAATCTTGAAATCCAAATACAGTTTGTTTATCCCAGACACTCCAATTGCTGATTCCAACACCCCACTTTATCCAATCGCCAAGAAATGGCAGATAGTGTAAATATGGTGAGCGTTCTGCAAATGGTACAAGTTTTCTTTTGCCATACTCTTGAAGCTTGTCTTCATTTGGAGAGAAAAGCACCGCACCATTATATGAATCGTAGTAATAAGCCGAATCACGCGATATTCTGCTCTCTGTTTTTGTTTCATCTTTTGAGAAATAGAAATGAACTAATGGTAATCCTGATAAAAGATGAACTTTATTTTCATTTACAAATTTTCTGATTCGTACGACTTCATCAGGATATCTACCACTTGTTAGATAAACTGGAACAGCAGTCTCAGGCCAGACAATTAATTTTGCACCTGCTTTGACTGCACTATCAGAGAGTGCTAAATAAATGCTGAGTTGCGAATTGACATCACCATCTTCCCACTTATCCCATGGATCAAAATCGGGCTGGATCATTGCGATCCGCAATTGTTTGCCTGGCGGATCAACATCGTTAATTACAATCTTACCATAAATGAAAAGTATCAATAAAATAATTACAACAATAGCAATCTTGTTCAG
It contains:
- the lnt gene encoding apolipoprotein N-acyltransferase: MNKIAIVVIILLILFIYGKIVINDVDPPGKQLRIAMIQPDFDPWDKWEDGDVNSQLSIYLALSDSAVKAGAKLIVWPETAVPVYLTSGRYPDEVVRIRKFVNENKVHLLSGLPLVHFYFSKDETKTESRISRDSAYYYDSYNGAVLFSPNEDKLQEYGKRKLVPFAERSPYLHYLPFLGDWIKWGVGISNWSVWDKQTVFGFQDLNGDSIKFSAGVCYESIFPAFNSDFVKSGAQFLVVVTNDSWYGELSGPYQHKQFATFRAVENRRWIVRAANGGISCLIDPIGVTVDETQLYTRRYLVGDIYLKDDLTFYARYQDIISYISVVFSIFVFIITYIRKIQVRKLNADD